From a single Candidatus Neomarinimicrobiota bacterium genomic region:
- a CDS encoding ADP-ribosylglycohydrolase family protein produces the protein MRNKIYGCLLGVAAGDALGMPTSLLPPEEIRRLFPEGINSFMPAPAGHLIHDKMIAGQITDDTQQTLQLVDLFLETGGFTAEGAARKLIEWAESLNALEGLYLGPSSGRALKMIRDGVPVTETGTIGDTNGASMRISAVGLAHPGDLDAVVADTALVCMPTHNTNIAIAGAAGVASVISTAINDGSFDDIIEAFFYGVDQGMKQGGLWTGASIKHRTEWALDIVRSGKSEQRIWTDLYNYIGTGVATTEAVPTSLALVDYYMGDPWRVIHAAANMGGDCDTVGAIAGSMAGAISGADAFPDHVAGIIEEANHLNLADYASRIVNKLELS, from the coding sequence ATGAGAAATAAGATTTATGGTTGCCTTCTTGGTGTAGCTGCCGGAGATGCATTGGGAATGCCTACTTCGCTTTTACCTCCTGAAGAAATAAGGCGTCTATTTCCAGAGGGTATAAATTCGTTTATGCCTGCACCAGCAGGACATCTGATTCATGACAAAATGATAGCAGGACAGATCACCGATGATACACAGCAGACCCTGCAATTGGTTGACCTTTTTCTGGAAACCGGCGGTTTTACCGCCGAAGGTGCTGCCCGGAAACTTATCGAATGGGCTGAATCTCTCAACGCCCTGGAAGGATTGTACCTGGGACCAAGTTCTGGCCGAGCCCTCAAAATGATTCGGGATGGTGTTCCAGTAACTGAAACAGGTACCATCGGGGATACCAACGGCGCAAGTATGCGCATTTCTGCAGTTGGTCTGGCCCACCCAGGTGATCTTGATGCAGTTGTCGCGGACACTGCTCTCGTCTGTATGCCAACCCACAACACAAATATCGCCATCGCAGGTGCGGCCGGGGTGGCTTCAGTCATTTCAACTGCCATTAATGATGGCAGCTTTGATGATATCATTGAAGCGTTCTTTTATGGTGTAGACCAGGGGATGAAGCAAGGTGGGCTCTGGACCGGTGCATCCATAAAGCACCGGACGGAATGGGCACTTGATATCGTTCGCTCTGGAAAATCGGAACAGCGTATTTGGACAGACCTTTATAATTATATCGGGACCGGTGTTGCTACCACAGAAGCTGTCCCCACCTCTCTGGCCCTTGTGGACTATTACATGGGTGATCCCTGGCGGGTCATCCATGCTGCTGCAAATATGGGGGGTGATTGTGATACGGTGGGTGCTATTGCAGGTAGTATGGCTGGTGCTATAAGTGGTGCCGATGCATTCCCAGATCATGTGGCTGGCATCATTGAAGAGGCGAACCACCTAAATCTTGCCGATTATGCCAGTCGAATTGTCAACAAACTTGAGTTATCTTAA
- a CDS encoding ABC transporter substrate-binding protein yields MHRKFQLSLNLLLLIGILSGCSGTPETEKVFRIVSLAPNWTQTVAEIGAMDQLVGVTRFCIYPDEIQKKVSAGELVSIGGFVDLSMSRVDSLKPDLVLTATGMQLKYQKYLSSKNIPYIHMEESSLAETYEKILALGKFINMDDAAQKLVESITSELAALELEYANLPTVKTYYEINYAYKCAPGADSYIIELMRMAGADPIYADRKGIAPSITWDEVLSVNPEVILVPWWETAWLEGTHFKGEQRGYGTTTLSEIANRKDAQNILAVQNGKIRYINSAKTKQAGPMIPTAVKLFAEAIHAPGRIESMAMDYVPQFMTEQDTFHVALEVVE; encoded by the coding sequence ATGCATAGGAAATTTCAATTGTCCCTTAACCTCCTGTTATTAATCGGAATATTAAGCGGATGTAGTGGAACACCAGAAACCGAAAAAGTATTTAGAATAGTCTCCCTGGCACCAAACTGGACTCAAACCGTTGCAGAAATTGGAGCCATGGATCAACTGGTGGGGGTGACCAGATTTTGCATTTATCCCGATGAGATTCAGAAAAAAGTATCAGCAGGCGAACTGGTGAGCATCGGTGGCTTCGTTGATCTTTCAATGAGTCGTGTTGATTCTCTGAAACCAGATCTCGTTTTGACTGCGACTGGCATGCAATTGAAATATCAAAAATATCTTAGCAGTAAAAATATCCCTTACATCCATATGGAAGAAAGCAGCTTGGCCGAAACCTATGAGAAGATATTGGCTCTTGGCAAATTTATCAATATGGATGATGCCGCCCAAAAACTGGTTGAATCAATTACCTCGGAATTGGCAGCGCTGGAACTTGAGTATGCAAATTTGCCTACGGTGAAAACTTACTATGAGATCAATTATGCCTACAAATGCGCCCCGGGAGCTGACTCCTATATTATTGAACTTATGCGCATGGCCGGAGCCGATCCCATTTATGCTGATCGCAAAGGTATTGCCCCCTCCATTACCTGGGATGAAGTGCTGTCAGTTAATCCTGAAGTAATTCTGGTCCCCTGGTGGGAGACTGCCTGGCTGGAAGGTACACATTTTAAGGGTGAGCAGCGCGGATATGGAACCACCACTTTAAGTGAAATCGCAAATCGTAAAGATGCTCAAAATATTCTAGCAGTCCAGAACGGAAAAATTCGATACATTAATTCTGCAAAAACGAAACAGGCAGGTCCAATGATTCCCACAGCAGTGAAACTTTTCGCCGAAGCAATCCATGCACCTGGTCGAATTGAATCCATGGCAATGGATTATGTCCCACAATTCATGACAGAGCAGGATACTTTTCATGTGGCATTGGAAGTGGTTGAGTAA